In the Polyangiaceae bacterium genome, one interval contains:
- a CDS encoding tetraacyldisaccharide 4'-kinase → MIVRTPGRRLAAALESGALARVLPSALSLPWARFARAERPLPVASRARVVGVGGALLGGSGKTPLSQALALALGQRGLRVALACSTHPIRRRNATRTLPDARVDEVGDEALMLARTLTPAEVPVFASSPRAHAVAEATTVADVVVADGLLQARPRLTASLLAVDAYAPWGSGYFPPLGDLRLTRKRALAACDAVVRIGVPAQRDVDQYGGKPVFDVGLTLHGARLADGTLVDVEQLRRLRVGVALGLARPERVLRLLAQHGIHPERVRLAADHRVALPDDRPGVDLWLVTAKCAVKLEGRGRGPDPARLEVAWQLGDPLISFVFSKCRGSVTECVSGREESFDHVVESRACLPSERLPAV, encoded by the coding sequence ATGATCGTCCGTACGCCGGGACGGCGTCTGGCCGCTGCACTGGAATCCGGGGCGCTGGCGCGGGTGCTTCCCAGCGCGCTCTCCTTGCCCTGGGCGCGCTTCGCGCGTGCGGAGCGCCCGCTCCCGGTAGCGTCGCGGGCTCGGGTGGTCGGTGTGGGCGGCGCATTGCTGGGTGGAAGTGGCAAGACGCCGCTGAGCCAAGCCCTGGCGCTGGCCCTTGGGCAGCGAGGGCTGCGCGTGGCGCTGGCGTGTTCGACGCACCCGATCCGACGACGAAACGCAACGCGCACGCTGCCCGATGCGAGGGTGGACGAAGTCGGGGACGAAGCTCTGATGTTGGCGCGCACGTTGACGCCTGCTGAGGTGCCGGTGTTCGCGTCGTCGCCACGCGCGCACGCAGTGGCAGAGGCGACGACAGTGGCCGATGTCGTCGTGGCTGACGGTCTGCTGCAAGCTCGGCCACGGCTGACGGCGTCGCTGCTGGCGGTGGACGCGTACGCTCCTTGGGGAAGTGGCTATTTTCCACCGCTTGGAGATCTTCGCTTGACGCGGAAGCGAGCGCTGGCGGCCTGCGACGCGGTCGTACGCATCGGCGTTCCGGCGCAGCGCGATGTGGATCAGTACGGAGGCAAACCGGTGTTCGATGTGGGCCTGACACTCCATGGAGCTCGGCTGGCAGATGGAACCCTCGTCGATGTCGAGCAGCTCCGGCGCTTGCGGGTGGGAGTTGCACTCGGGTTGGCGCGACCCGAGCGCGTGCTACGCCTGCTCGCGCAGCACGGGATCCATCCCGAACGCGTGAGACTGGCGGCGGATCACCGCGTCGCCCTGCCCGACGACCGCCCCGGCGTGGACCTGTGGCTCGTGACGGCCAAGTGCGCCGTCAAGCTCGAGGGACGCGGCCGCGGCCCTGACCCGGCTCGGCTCGAGGTCGCGTGGCAGCTGGGTGACCCATTGATTTCATTCGTCTTTTCGAAGTGCCGGGGGAGCGTCACCGAGTGCGTTTCCGGGCGTGAGGAAAGCTTCGACCACGTGGTAGAGTCCCGCGCATGTTTGCCCTCGGAACGTCTTCCCGCCGTTTGA
- the gcvPB gene encoding aminomethyl-transferring glycine dehydrogenase subunit GcvPB: MPGHATPGLSFEEPPIFERGTPGRAGVSLGPLDVPAVDVAAELGALSRRQLAGLPEVSEPEAFRHFVRLSQWNFCIDTQFYPLGSCTMKFNPKVNEWAARLPGFAGLHPLTPPEFAQGALELMVALEGLLAEIVGMDGVSLQPAAGAQGELTGLMMIRGYHQSQGRSPKKVFIPDSAHGTNPASCSLNGFEAVPFPAGPRGIVEAETLAAALDKERGNVAGLMITNPNTLGLYESAMPQLSRLVHDAGGLVYGDGANLNAVMGRARPGDAGVDVMQFNLHKTFTTPHGGGGPGSGPVAFKQILEPFQPKPVVRKRDGVFVVDGERPQSVGRVRSFFGNFGMMVRAYTYIRELGPEGLKSVSDMAVLNANYLVARLREHFPLAFETPPLHEAVFSDKDLETSTGVKTLDVAKRLLDYGFHSPTVYFPLVVRGALMIEPTETETKQAIDDFVAAMVAIKQEASDNPTLVKTAPHTTRLGRLDEARAARKPRLRWSASEVEQG; this comes from the coding sequence GTGCCGGGACACGCGACTCCTGGGTTGAGCTTCGAGGAACCGCCGATCTTCGAACGAGGCACGCCGGGGCGCGCTGGCGTGTCCTTGGGACCGCTCGATGTGCCGGCCGTGGACGTTGCTGCCGAACTCGGTGCGCTTTCGCGTCGACAGCTCGCGGGACTGCCCGAGGTCAGCGAACCTGAGGCCTTTCGGCACTTCGTCCGCCTTTCCCAGTGGAACTTCTGCATCGATACCCAGTTCTACCCCTTGGGTTCATGCACGATGAAGTTCAACCCCAAGGTGAACGAGTGGGCCGCGCGGCTTCCCGGCTTCGCGGGCCTGCACCCGCTGACGCCACCGGAGTTCGCTCAGGGAGCTCTCGAGTTGATGGTCGCTCTGGAGGGACTGCTGGCGGAGATCGTGGGTATGGACGGCGTGAGCCTTCAGCCTGCCGCCGGAGCCCAGGGCGAGCTCACGGGATTGATGATGATCCGCGGCTACCATCAGTCGCAGGGGCGCAGTCCGAAGAAGGTGTTCATTCCGGACAGCGCGCACGGGACGAACCCGGCAAGCTGCTCCCTGAACGGCTTTGAAGCAGTGCCGTTTCCGGCGGGTCCTCGCGGCATCGTGGAAGCGGAGACTCTGGCCGCAGCGCTCGACAAAGAGCGGGGCAACGTTGCCGGGTTGATGATCACCAACCCAAACACTCTCGGACTGTACGAGAGCGCGATGCCCCAGCTCTCGCGCCTCGTGCACGATGCGGGTGGACTGGTGTACGGCGATGGCGCAAACCTCAACGCAGTGATGGGTCGCGCTCGCCCCGGGGATGCCGGAGTGGACGTGATGCAGTTCAATCTGCACAAGACCTTCACGACGCCGCACGGTGGCGGCGGACCGGGTTCGGGCCCCGTGGCCTTCAAGCAGATCTTGGAGCCTTTTCAGCCGAAACCCGTGGTGCGCAAGCGCGACGGGGTGTTCGTCGTGGACGGGGAGCGTCCCCAGAGCGTCGGTCGGGTGCGCTCCTTCTTCGGCAACTTCGGTATGATGGTGCGGGCGTATACCTACATTCGCGAACTCGGGCCCGAAGGGTTGAAGTCAGTGAGTGACATGGCGGTGCTCAACGCGAACTACTTGGTGGCGCGGCTGCGCGAACACTTCCCGCTCGCATTCGAGACGCCACCCCTGCACGAGGCTGTGTTCAGCGACAAGGATCTCGAGACCAGCACTGGCGTGAAGACCCTTGATGTCGCGAAGCGGCTACTCGACTACGGCTTTCATTCGCCCACGGTGTATTTCCCGTTGGTGGTGCGGGGCGCGCTGATGATTGAGCCCACCGAAACCGAGACCAAGCAGGCCATCGACGACTTCGTGGCGGCCATGGTTGCCATCAAGCAAGAGGCGTCCGACAACCCGACTCTAGTGAAGACGGCGCCGCACACCACGCGCCTCGGACGTCTCGACGAAGCGCGCGCAGCCCGCAAACCGCGGTTGCGCTGGTCAGCGAGCGAAGTGGAGCAAGGCTAG
- a CDS encoding trypsin-like serine protease, translating to MRRRLLVVLVLSCAPLGCGNAGEASDPIAESRAKIVGGNVDDVDTAVIGLAINGKDIGFNFFQGHCTGTLIAPNLVLTARHCVALTQGGGQGGGVVCGQTNFGFQGPGTVFRATVETTRPNQDGPAFYKGTGTVVVPEASADICGNDVALITLEGAGIPADVAKPIIPRIDAPAAAPEPFAAVGYGLTDPNDNNSSGTRMRVDGNTVTCKGENNCVTQIAGNQVKDTEWLGTSRTCPGDSGGPALDAEGRVIGVLSRGPQGCIASVYGDVGSWKDLIINTAISAAQQGGYEPPFWTNGSSIPPIQSEPTEDGGSSGPLGESCTGPCSDGYQCYSSGGPTGVCVPACDATLACPGGYTCDTELSVCAPVASNADSGDSSGCALAGPVRPVPWVWGVVALGALVSLRRRRRR from the coding sequence ATGAGGCGACGTCTACTCGTGGTGCTGGTCCTGTCGTGTGCCCCGCTCGGGTGCGGCAATGCGGGGGAGGCATCCGACCCGATAGCGGAGTCCCGCGCCAAGATCGTGGGTGGCAACGTCGATGACGTCGACACCGCCGTCATCGGATTGGCGATCAACGGCAAAGACATCGGATTCAACTTCTTCCAGGGTCACTGCACCGGAACGCTCATCGCGCCGAACTTGGTGCTGACGGCTCGGCACTGCGTTGCACTCACTCAAGGTGGCGGCCAGGGCGGAGGCGTCGTGTGCGGACAGACGAACTTCGGCTTTCAGGGCCCCGGCACCGTCTTCCGCGCCACGGTGGAAACCACGCGACCGAACCAGGATGGTCCGGCATTCTACAAAGGGACTGGCACGGTGGTCGTTCCCGAGGCGTCGGCAGACATCTGCGGCAATGACGTGGCGCTGATCACCTTGGAGGGAGCCGGCATTCCGGCGGACGTGGCCAAGCCGATCATTCCGCGGATCGATGCCCCCGCGGCCGCACCGGAACCCTTCGCCGCCGTTGGATACGGGCTGACGGATCCGAACGACAACAACTCCAGCGGCACGCGGATGCGCGTGGACGGCAATACCGTCACCTGCAAGGGCGAGAACAACTGCGTCACGCAAATCGCGGGAAATCAGGTCAAAGACACGGAGTGGCTCGGGACGAGTCGGACTTGCCCAGGGGATTCCGGAGGTCCAGCCCTGGACGCCGAAGGACGCGTGATCGGCGTGCTGTCTCGTGGTCCTCAAGGCTGCATCGCCAGTGTCTACGGTGACGTCGGGTCGTGGAAGGATCTCATCATCAACACCGCCATCAGCGCAGCACAGCAGGGCGGCTACGAACCTCCCTTCTGGACGAATGGCTCGAGCATCCCACCCATACAGTCGGAACCCACCGAAGACGGTGGCAGCTCTGGGCCCTTGGGCGAGAGCTGCACGGGGCCGTGCTCCGATGGCTACCAGTGCTACAGCAGCGGCGGGCCCACCGGCGTGTGCGTGCCGGCCTGCGATGCAACGCTCGCATGCCCCGGCGGGTACACTTGCGACACGGAGCTCTCCGTATGCGCGCCCGTGGCGTCCAATGCGGACAGCGGAGACAGCAGCGGTTGCGCACTGGCCGGGCCGGTGCGACCCGTCCCGTGGGTGTGGGGCGTCGTTGCACTCGGCGCGCTGGTATCCCTGCGCCGCCGGCGAAGGCGATGA
- a CDS encoding ATP-binding protein: MSPESAPPFRVLLVDDNPGDAELLRRALSARAELEWLRRAEDVPAHLERALADASRQLPHLLLLDLKMPRMGGLELLQQLKTHDALRALPVVILTSSQAPADVRRAYELGAAACFSKPAAGFESLMTAVLDFFGGAARQDWENLQLSPQPAAPTPEEPRVPMFPTPVEGRGPIEVTWDTLDVPEQLCRLAIEGALYGLLAIEESGRIRFANATAARMFGYGRDELIGTTVEKLVPDQWRNGHAKLRAKYGGSPIVREMGHGRYLYAQRKDGSVFPVEVGLNPIRAERELVTLCTVVDITYRRQTEESLAAQQRELARSNEELEQFAYVASHDLQEPLRMVSSFTRLLADHLGDGLDPTGQEFLTYVQDGSARMRTLIQDLLAYSRVRSGKQELSPVKLAECLDAAQENLTLAIRESGAVIEANLSTTALGDESQLTAVFQNLVSNAIKFRSSSAPRVRIADRRDGDVICVDVADDGIGIAPEHQSRIFQLFERLHTREEYPGTGIGLALCQRIVERHGGTLRVHSDGAAGSTFSFTLRAADTR; encoded by the coding sequence GTGAGTCCAGAATCAGCGCCCCCCTTTCGCGTCCTGTTGGTCGACGACAATCCTGGTGACGCCGAGTTGCTTCGGCGCGCACTTTCAGCGCGCGCGGAACTCGAGTGGCTGCGCCGCGCCGAAGACGTGCCAGCGCACCTCGAACGCGCTTTGGCAGACGCGTCGCGTCAGCTACCCCACCTGCTGTTGCTGGACCTGAAAATGCCACGCATGGGCGGTCTCGAGCTGCTGCAGCAGCTCAAGACCCATGACGCCCTGCGCGCGCTTCCAGTGGTAATCCTGACCAGCTCCCAAGCACCGGCCGACGTGCGCCGCGCCTACGAGCTTGGCGCAGCAGCGTGTTTCTCCAAGCCTGCCGCGGGCTTCGAGAGTTTGATGACGGCCGTACTGGACTTCTTTGGCGGTGCGGCCCGGCAGGACTGGGAGAATCTTCAGCTAAGCCCACAACCGGCGGCACCAACCCCCGAGGAACCGCGGGTTCCAATGTTTCCGACTCCGGTCGAGGGGCGCGGTCCCATCGAAGTGACGTGGGACACCCTCGACGTTCCCGAGCAGCTTTGCCGCTTGGCCATCGAAGGCGCGCTCTACGGGCTACTGGCTATCGAGGAATCAGGGCGCATTCGCTTCGCCAACGCGACCGCTGCACGCATGTTCGGGTACGGTCGCGACGAGTTGATTGGCACGACCGTGGAAAAGCTGGTTCCCGATCAATGGCGCAACGGTCACGCCAAGCTTCGCGCAAAGTACGGCGGAAGCCCCATCGTGCGCGAAATGGGACATGGGCGCTACTTGTACGCCCAGCGCAAGGACGGCAGCGTGTTTCCGGTCGAGGTGGGGCTGAATCCGATTCGGGCGGAACGGGAGCTGGTCACCCTCTGCACGGTGGTCGACATCACGTACCGGCGCCAGACCGAGGAGTCCCTTGCCGCGCAGCAACGGGAGCTCGCGCGCTCGAACGAGGAGCTCGAACAGTTCGCCTACGTAGCTTCTCACGACCTGCAGGAACCCCTGCGCATGGTGTCGAGCTTCACCAGGTTGCTCGCCGACCACCTTGGAGATGGCCTGGACCCGACGGGGCAGGAGTTCCTGACCTATGTGCAGGATGGATCAGCACGCATGCGTACGTTGATCCAAGACCTGCTCGCCTATTCGCGCGTTCGCAGCGGCAAGCAAGAGCTATCCCCCGTCAAGCTCGCGGAATGCCTGGACGCGGCCCAGGAGAACCTCACCCTGGCAATCCGCGAGTCGGGTGCGGTGATCGAAGCGAACCTCTCGACGACAGCTCTGGGGGACGAAAGTCAGCTCACGGCGGTCTTTCAGAACCTGGTCTCCAATGCCATCAAGTTCCGGAGCAGCAGCGCGCCAAGGGTGCGCATTGCGGACAGGCGCGATGGAGACGTAATCTGCGTCGACGTCGCGGACGACGGCATAGGGATCGCGCCGGAACATCAATCGAGGATCTTCCAGCTCTTCGAGCGGCTGCACACGCGAGAGGAATACCCCGGCACGGGCATTGGCCTCGCGTTGTGTCAGCGTATCGTCGAACGACACGGCGGAACCCTCCGCGTCCATTCCGATGGCGCGGCCGGCTCGACGTTCTCGTTTACGCTTCGCGCAGCTGACACACGTTGA
- a CDS encoding SGNH/GDSL hydrolase family protein: MHARSLTLIVAILISACGGSDDGPGGGGGQAGSAGAAGSAGSTGGSAGSAGSAGQGGSAGTAGTAGSSGAGGAPGVPGVRILGRSIEPNPGEAKFAWSGSGILFRFQGTSASVSLDDKAQFFTVLVDGVEQPRLATSGGPQSYGIVSGLPEGEHQVELYRRTEASFGATSFLGVELNGGTLLPPPPAAARRLEVIGDSITAGYGNEGTSATCNFSADTENHYITYEAIAARNLGAELVTVAWSGKGVIYNYGDDKTDPLPTVYDRVFAYDAATKWDFSWQPHAVVIHLGTNDFSTSGDPSETEFVGAYVDFLTALRGHYPSARILAMVPIFLGGSDKTTARDYIQKAVANRKGSGDANLAVIEPDVTNDGWGCDYHPSSKTHASLAQSLTAELKTQMGW, translated from the coding sequence ATGCACGCGCGCAGCCTCACCCTCATCGTTGCAATCCTCATCAGCGCTTGCGGTGGAAGTGACGATGGCCCCGGGGGTGGCGGCGGACAGGCGGGGAGCGCGGGCGCGGCGGGAAGTGCCGGAAGTACTGGAGGCAGCGCAGGCAGCGCAGGCAGCGCAGGACAGGGGGGCAGCGCGGGCACAGCCGGGACCGCGGGCAGCAGCGGTGCCGGCGGCGCTCCTGGGGTTCCCGGCGTGCGCATCCTCGGACGGAGCATCGAGCCAAACCCAGGCGAAGCGAAGTTCGCGTGGTCGGGCAGCGGAATTCTGTTCCGCTTCCAGGGAACCAGCGCGTCCGTGAGCCTCGACGACAAAGCCCAGTTCTTCACCGTGTTGGTTGATGGAGTGGAGCAGCCGCGTCTGGCCACGAGCGGAGGACCCCAAAGCTACGGCATCGTCAGTGGTCTGCCGGAGGGCGAGCACCAAGTGGAACTGTACCGACGCACCGAGGCTAGTTTCGGTGCGACTAGCTTCTTGGGCGTGGAGCTGAACGGAGGCACCTTGCTACCCCCCCCGCCCGCTGCGGCGCGACGCCTGGAGGTCATCGGCGATTCCATCACCGCTGGATACGGCAACGAGGGAACCAGTGCCACGTGCAACTTCAGTGCGGACACGGAGAACCACTACATCACCTACGAGGCCATCGCCGCCCGCAACCTGGGTGCAGAGTTGGTCACCGTGGCCTGGTCGGGCAAGGGCGTCATCTACAACTACGGCGACGACAAGACGGACCCGCTGCCGACGGTCTACGACCGCGTCTTTGCCTACGATGCCGCTACGAAGTGGGACTTTTCCTGGCAGCCTCACGCCGTCGTCATCCATCTGGGAACCAATGACTTCAGCACCAGCGGCGATCCAAGCGAGACGGAGTTCGTGGGCGCCTACGTCGACTTCCTGACGGCGCTGCGCGGCCACTACCCTTCGGCGCGCATTCTGGCGATGGTGCCAATCTTCTTGGGGGGCAGCGACAAGACCACCGCGCGTGACTACATCCAGAAGGCCGTTGCGAACCGGAAGGGAAGCGGGGACGCGAATCTGGCCGTGATCGAACCTGACGTCACCAACGACGGCTGGGGCTGCGACTACCACCCCAGCTCGAAGACTCACGCCTCCCTGGCCCAGAGCCTGACTGCGGAATTGAAGACGCAAATGGGCTGGTAG
- a CDS encoding response regulator, with the protein MGSSLQKAKSQGAPGKPRGDDDVVSGELRVLLVEDNPGDAVLVREWLRRSGEPHRIWHLTRVAEAVSMLGSTEVDVVLLDLKLPDARGPRAVEAIRKVAPDVSIVVLTGSTDAEMARDCIAAGAHDYLEKEEAGPGNLRRAIAVARARAELSRTQARLFHIERLSTVGQLAAGVAHEINNPLQFVSGNVAVAQEGLEELMARESLGPAVNGQIERALEALADAGRGTERIQAVVRALSQFSRDDDAVVSTVNVVNIVREACEIVGHRVRRSAELVVHIAPTLPVRGMHSRLVQVIVNLLVNAAQAVEQVGGGRGRIEVSTQLDSGQVSIEVRDTGVGMNAATQRHIFDPFFTTKAAGEGTGLGLSLSHAIIVEHGGTIEVNSRPGDGTTFTIRLPVRQWAEEDTSRPPRSPSLAPTRRLRVLVVDDELLVLRALQRLLRDHDVCVAASADEALGIFAQRRDFDAVICDLSMPGMSGRALYTTVRQLDARLAKLFVFLTGGALNSDDQAFAAAHGVLEKPVNREALLNMLAEMAEQAN; encoded by the coding sequence GTGGGATCGTCGCTGCAGAAGGCCAAGAGCCAGGGTGCCCCGGGCAAGCCGCGAGGGGACGACGACGTCGTGTCAGGCGAGCTGCGCGTGCTCCTGGTCGAGGACAATCCCGGCGACGCAGTCTTGGTGCGAGAGTGGCTTCGCCGGAGCGGCGAGCCACACCGCATTTGGCACCTGACACGAGTTGCAGAAGCGGTCTCCATGCTTGGGTCGACGGAGGTCGACGTGGTGCTGCTCGACCTCAAGCTTCCAGACGCCCGAGGCCCCCGCGCGGTGGAGGCCATCCGCAAGGTCGCACCGGACGTCTCGATCGTGGTGTTGACGGGATCGACGGACGCGGAGATGGCGCGAGACTGCATCGCGGCTGGTGCCCACGACTACCTGGAGAAGGAAGAAGCCGGGCCAGGCAATCTCCGCCGCGCAATCGCCGTCGCGCGGGCCCGGGCCGAACTCTCCCGCACCCAAGCGCGCCTGTTCCACATCGAACGTCTCAGCACCGTCGGACAGCTCGCCGCCGGGGTGGCGCACGAGATCAACAACCCGCTGCAGTTCGTCAGTGGCAACGTGGCAGTCGCGCAAGAGGGGTTGGAAGAGTTGATGGCGCGGGAGTCCCTCGGCCCCGCCGTCAACGGGCAAATCGAGCGGGCGCTGGAGGCACTCGCTGACGCGGGCCGCGGTACGGAGCGGATTCAGGCCGTGGTCCGAGCCCTCAGCCAGTTTTCGAGGGACGACGATGCGGTGGTCAGCACCGTCAACGTGGTCAATATCGTGCGGGAAGCATGCGAAATCGTTGGACATCGAGTGCGCCGCTCGGCGGAGCTGGTGGTACACATCGCCCCCACACTGCCGGTTCGAGGTATGCACTCGCGCCTGGTCCAAGTCATCGTGAACTTGCTCGTCAACGCGGCCCAAGCAGTCGAGCAAGTCGGTGGCGGGCGGGGGCGGATCGAAGTCTCTACTCAGCTCGACTCGGGTCAAGTGAGCATCGAAGTGCGCGACACGGGCGTGGGCATGAATGCCGCGACCCAGCGCCACATTTTCGATCCATTCTTCACCACCAAAGCAGCCGGGGAAGGCACGGGCCTTGGACTGTCGCTGAGCCACGCCATCATCGTCGAGCACGGCGGTACCATCGAGGTCAACAGTCGCCCGGGAGACGGCACGACCTTCACGATTCGCCTGCCGGTCCGTCAATGGGCCGAAGAAGACACTTCTCGACCGCCGAGGAGCCCCTCCCTCGCTCCAACCAGAAGACTTCGCGTGTTGGTGGTCGACGACGAGCTGCTGGTGCTGCGCGCGCTGCAGCGTTTGCTCCGAGACCACGATGTATGCGTCGCCGCAAGCGCCGATGAAGCGCTCGGCATTTTCGCTCAACGAAGAGACTTCGATGCAGTCATCTGCGACCTATCGATGCCCGGCATGAGCGGACGTGCGCTGTACACCACCGTCCGTCAGCTCGACGCGCGGCTGGCGAAGCTCTTCGTTTTCCTCACTGGCGGCGCGCTGAACAGTGACGACCAAGCCTTTGCGGCCGCTCACGGTGTGCTCGAAAAGCCGGTCAATCGCGAAGCGCTGCTCAACATGCTCGCGGAAATGGCGGAGCAGGCGAACTGA
- the hemC gene encoding hydroxymethylbilane synthase, which yields MTVLTVATRKSALALAQTRAFMQRLTAAHPGLELKELHVVTTGDRIQDRALSEIGGKGLFIKEIEEALLDGRADLAVHSIKDVPADLAPGLALGCIPLREDPRDVLITRDGQRLEDLAQGARLGTSSLRRRVQLALLRPDLEVLPLRGNVDTRLRKLGEGQVDAIILAQAGLVRLSMADRGTQLLEPEQCLPAVGQGALGIEMRDGDEQTAAILAKLEDVATALAVNAERGVMRAVEGSCQLPVAAHARREGDEIWLRGLLAEPDGTRLRTRETRASYPKDAAEAARIGEALGAELKQA from the coding sequence ATGACGGTTCTGACGGTTGCCACTCGCAAAAGTGCTTTGGCCCTGGCGCAAACTCGCGCCTTCATGCAGCGACTGACCGCGGCTCACCCCGGGTTGGAGCTGAAAGAACTTCACGTGGTGACGACCGGCGACCGCATTCAAGACCGAGCGTTGTCCGAAATCGGCGGCAAGGGTTTGTTCATCAAGGAGATCGAGGAAGCGCTGCTCGACGGACGGGCGGATCTGGCGGTGCACTCCATAAAGGACGTTCCCGCAGACCTGGCGCCAGGCTTGGCGTTGGGCTGCATTCCCTTGCGCGAAGATCCACGAGACGTACTCATCACGCGCGACGGGCAGCGTTTGGAGGACCTCGCCCAGGGCGCGCGTCTGGGAACGTCATCTTTGCGCAGGCGAGTGCAGTTGGCGCTGTTGCGTCCCGATCTCGAAGTCCTGCCCCTGCGCGGAAACGTGGACACGCGCCTGCGCAAGCTCGGCGAAGGGCAGGTGGACGCCATCATCCTGGCGCAGGCGGGTTTGGTGCGGCTGAGTATGGCCGATCGCGGCACGCAGCTCTTGGAGCCCGAGCAGTGCTTGCCTGCCGTGGGCCAGGGTGCCCTGGGCATCGAGATGCGCGACGGCGACGAACAAACCGCTGCGATCCTGGCGAAGCTAGAAGATGTGGCGACGGCGCTAGCGGTGAATGCAGAGCGCGGTGTCATGCGCGCCGTGGAGGGCAGTTGTCAGCTGCCCGTCGCCGCCCACGCCCGTCGCGAAGGGGACGAGATCTGGCTGCGCGGTTTGCTCGCGGAGCCCGACGGTACGCGCTTACGCACCCGTGAAACTCGCGCGTCCTACCCCAAAGATGCAGCTGAGGCCGCGCGGATCGGGGAAGCCCTCGGGGCTGAACTCAAGCAAGCATGA
- the guaB gene encoding IMP dehydrogenase, whose product MEKPLRECLTFDDVMLVPAYSEVLPADVDVSSRLSRGITLNIPLVSAAMDSVTEARAAIAMARQGGIGIIHKNLSVEDQAHEVDRVKRAESGIITDPVSVRPSQSLREALAVMRENDVSGVPVVEGQSPVGILTARDIRFEKNLDQPVSALMTTQLVTVGPGVKPDEARELLHKHRIEKLLVVDDQRLVGLITIKDLLQAERNPLALKDERGRLRVGAAIGPGAEGARRADALIDAGVDVIVIDTAHGHSKGVIDAVRDTKKRHPTAELIAGNIATAKAAEALIDAGVDAIKVGIGPGSICTTRIIAGIGVPQVTAIADCVAVADRHGIPVIADGGIKYSGDVTKAIAAGASCVMIGSLFAGTDEAPGELVLFQGRSYKTYRGMGSLGAMKRGSKDRYGQSGTADEKLVPEGIEGRVPHRGSLIQIVLQLVGGLRAGMGYTGSATINELRENGEFIRISGAGLRESHVHDVIITEESPNYRA is encoded by the coding sequence ATGGAAAAACCGCTTCGCGAGTGCCTGACCTTCGACGACGTCATGCTCGTGCCAGCGTATAGCGAGGTGCTGCCCGCGGACGTGGACGTGTCCAGTCGCCTTTCGCGCGGCATTACGCTGAACATCCCGCTGGTGAGCGCAGCCATGGACTCGGTCACCGAGGCACGAGCCGCCATCGCCATGGCACGGCAGGGTGGCATCGGCATCATCCACAAGAATCTGTCCGTCGAGGACCAGGCTCACGAGGTCGACCGCGTCAAACGCGCCGAAAGCGGCATCATCACGGACCCGGTCAGCGTACGACCTTCCCAGTCCTTGCGCGAAGCCCTGGCCGTCATGCGCGAGAACGATGTCTCTGGCGTGCCGGTCGTGGAAGGGCAGAGCCCAGTGGGGATCCTCACCGCGCGCGACATTCGCTTCGAGAAGAATCTCGACCAACCGGTCAGCGCGTTGATGACCACTCAGCTCGTGACCGTCGGTCCAGGCGTGAAGCCCGACGAAGCGCGCGAGCTGCTGCACAAGCACCGCATCGAGAAGCTGCTGGTGGTCGACGACCAGCGACTGGTGGGACTGATTACGATCAAAGATCTGCTTCAAGCAGAGCGAAACCCGCTGGCACTGAAGGACGAGCGGGGTCGACTGCGTGTCGGCGCGGCAATTGGACCAGGCGCCGAAGGCGCACGACGCGCGGACGCACTGATCGACGCAGGAGTCGACGTGATCGTGATCGACACCGCCCACGGTCATTCCAAGGGCGTCATCGACGCCGTGCGCGACACCAAGAAGCGACATCCCACCGCGGAGCTCATCGCCGGCAACATCGCCACGGCGAAGGCGGCCGAGGCGCTGATTGACGCAGGGGTAGACGCGATCAAGGTGGGCATCGGCCCGGGCAGCATCTGCACGACGCGCATCATCGCCGGCATCGGCGTGCCGCAAGTGACCGCGATCGCCGACTGCGTCGCCGTCGCCGATCGCCACGGCATCCCAGTCATTGCCGACGGCGGCATCAAGTACTCCGGCGACGTGACCAAGGCCATCGCCGCCGGGGCTTCCTGCGTCATGATCGGTTCGCTTTTCGCTGGAACCGACGAAGCCCCCGGAGAGCTCGTGCTGTTCCAGGGGCGTAGCTACAAGACCTACCGCGGCATGGGTTCCCTCGGCGCCATGAAGCGTGGAAGCAAAGATCGCTACGGACAGTCCGGAACCGCGGACGAGAAACTGGTTCCTGAAGGAATCGAGGGCCGCGTCCCCCATCGCGGATCGCTCATTCAGATTGTGCTGCAGCTAGTGGGCGGATTGCGCGCGGGAATGGGATACACGGGCTCCGCCACCATCAACGAGCTGAGAGAAAACGGCGAGTTCATCCGCATATCCGGCGCTGGTCTACGCGAGAGCCACGTCCACGACGTCATCATCACGGAAGAGTCGCCGAACTACCGAGCCTGA